In Verrucomicrobiia bacterium, the genomic window GATCCGCAGGTGCGGCAGGCGCTGGGGCTGCCGCCGGTGGAGTATCAGACGGAGCCGTTTGTGCTGCGGGTGCTGGTGTTGTTTTTGCTGACGTTCATTTGTTACGGGCTGCAGATATTGCTGGAGAAGCAGCGGCGGGCGGAGGAGGAGGCGCGGGAGCTGGCGGCGCGGCAGGGGCAGATAGACGCGGCGGGGCGGTTGTCGGCGGAGATTGCGCATCAGCTCAAGAATCCGCTGGGGATCATCAACAATGCGGCGTTTAATTTGCAGCGGTTGCTGAGCCAGGAGCGGGAGGTGGTGCGGGGGCAGGTTGGGATCATCCGGGAGGAGGTGGAGCGGATTGACCGGATTGTGACGGAGCTGATGGGGTTTGCGAAGCTGGCGGATGCGCGGGTGGAGCGGCTGGAGGGGGTGGAGGAGCTGGAGCGGGCGGTGGAGCAGGTGTTTCCGGGGCAGGCGGGGTTTGCGGTGGAGGTGGTGCGGCGGTATCCGGAGGAGCCGGTGGTGGTGGTGATGCAGCGGGGGCAGTTGGGGGAGATCTTTGTGAATTTGTTGCAGAATGCGCGGGAGGCGATGGAGGGGCGCGGGCGGCTGGAGCTGGTGGTGGCGCGGGAGGAGGGGGGTGCGGTGCGGATTGAGGTGGGGGACAGCGGGCCGGGGATCCCGGCGGACCGGCAGGAGCGGATATTTGAGGCGTATTACAGCACGAAGCCGCGGGGGACGGGATTGGGGCTGGCGATTGTGAAGCACACGCTGGAGGTGTACGGGGGCCGGGTGCGGGTGGAATCTGAGCTTGGAAAAGGGGCGCGGTTCGTCATAACGTTGCCGCCGCATACGTTTGGGAAACGGGTGTCATGAAGATGGAATTGCCGGCGGTGCTGGTGGTGGATGACGAGCGCAACATGCGGTTGTCGCTGGAGGCCGCGTTGACGGCGGAGGGGTATGTGGTGCGGGCGGTGGAGTCGGCGGAGGCGGCGATGCAGGTGCTGGAGGGGGAGAAGTGTTTCATGGTGATCACGGATGCGCGGCTGGGGGGGTTGAGCGGGTATGATTTTGTGCGGCAGGCGCATCAGCGGTGGCCGGATTTGCCGTTGTTGATGATCACGGCGTATGCGACGCCGAAGCTGGCGGTGGAGGCGATCAAGGCGGGGGCGATGGATTATCTGGCGAAGCCGTTTGCGCCGGAGGAGCTGTTGCTGGCGGTGGCGCGGTGCGCGGAGCGGTACCGGTTAATGGAGGAGAATCGGGCGTTGCGGCAGCGGGCGCATGAGCCGGCGCGGCTGGAGCAGATCATTGGGGAGTGTCCGGCGATGGTGGAGCTGCGGCGGCTGATTCAGACGGTGGCGCAGAGCAATGCGACGGTGTTGATTTTGGGGGAGAGCGGGACGGGGAAGGAGCTGATTGCGGGGGCGCTGCACAGTTTGAGTCCGCGGCGGGAGAAGAATTATGTGCGGATCAACTGCGCGGCGATCCCGGAGACGCTGCTGGAGAGCGAGTTGTTCGGGCATGAGAAGGGGGCGTTTACGGGGGCGGTGCGGACGAAGCCGGGGCGGGTGGAGGAGGCGGACGGGGGGACGATATTTCTGGATGAGATTGGGGACATGAGCCGGCCGCTGCAGGCGAAGCTGCTGCGGTTTTTGGAGGATGGGACGTTTACGCGGGTGGGGGGGAATGAGGAGCTGCGGGTGAATGTGCGGCTGATTGCGGCGACGAATCGGGACATTGTGGCGGCGATCAAGGAGCATCAGTTTCGGGAGGATTTGTTTCACCGGCTGAATGTGGTGCAGTTCCGGCCGCCGCCGTTGCGGGAGCGGGGGCAGGATGTGCTGCGGCTGGCGGAGTATTTTTTGCGGCAGTTTGCGCTGGCGATGAACAAGCGGATTACGGGATTGTCGCCGCAGGCGGCGCAGAAGTTGATGGGGCACACGTGGCCGGGGAATGTGCGGGAGCTGCGGAATGTGATTGAGCGGGCGGTGATCCTGGAGAGCGGGCCGGTGATCCAGGCGGGGAGCCTGCCGGATTTTCAGGTGGAGGCGCAGTTGCGGAAGCAGGAGGGGCTGGTGACGGCGCCGGGGGTGTCGCTGGAGGAGGCGCTGGCGGGGTATGAGCGGGAGTTGATTCAGCGGGCGCTGGAGCAGAACCGGTACAATTTGACGCGGACGGCGGCGCAACTGAAGATTACGCGGCATGCGCTGCGGTATCGGATGCAGCGGTTGAACATGGCGGCGGAGACGGAGGAGGAGGATGCGGCGGCGCCGGGGCCGGAGAGCAACGCATGAGGGAGGCGATGAACATATTGTGGAGCCAGTTGGGGGGCGGGCGGCCGGGGGGGGAGTTGTTGAACACGCCGCAGACGGCCAAGTCTTTGTGGGGGGAGCTGGGGGCGGCGACGGTGGTGCTGGGGGCGGCGCTGCTGGTGGGGCTGGTGTTGTTTCTGGCGGTGTACTGGTGGAAGCGGGAGCCGGGGGATGAGGTGGTGGCGGCGGGGGGGAGCGCGCCGCATCATCGGCATCGGGGCAAGCGGCGGAAGCGGCTGCGGGAGCATCGGCCGCGGAATCCGACGCTGGCGGAGACGGGGGGGCTGCCGCCGTTGCGGGAGGAGCCGCCGCCATCGTCGTCGTCGTCGTCGTCGTCGTCCGGTTCTTCAGCGTCTTCGAGCGGGGCGGGTGCGTCATGAGCGAGAGCCAGGCCATCACGCGGAAGAGCGCCTCGAATCTGGCCCTGGCGTTTGTGTTGTTGCCGGCGGAGAAGCGGGCGGCGATGGCGGCGTTGTACGCGTTTTGCCGGGAGGTGGATGATGTGGCGGATGAGGAGGAGCGGCCGGTGGCGGAGCGGCGGGCGGCGCTGGCGCGGTGGCGGGCGGAGGTGCAGGCGGCGTGCCGGGGGGAGCGTCCGGGGCTGGCGGTGTTGCAGGAGCTGCAGCCGGTGATTGAGCGGTACCGGCTGGCGCCGGAGTTGTTGGAGGAGGTGTTGCGTGGGGTGGAGATGGATTTGGACATTGCGCGGTATGGGACGTATGCGGAGCTGGAGGTGTATTGTTACCGGGTGGCGTCGGCGGTGGGGTTGTTGAGCATTGAGATCTTTGGGTATCGGAATCCGGGGTGCCGGGAGTATGCGGTGGCGCTGGGGAAGGCGCTGCAGTTGACGAACATCTTGCGGGATGTGCGGGTGGATGCGGCGCGGGGGCGGATTTATGTGCCGCAGGAGGAGCTGCGGCGGCAGGGGTGCGCGGAGGCGGACATATTGGCGGGGCGTTACACGCCGGCGTATGCGGCGGCGGCGGCGGCGATGGCGGAGCGGGCGCGGGGATATTACCGGCGGGCGCGGGAGCTGTTGCCGGCGGAGGATCGGCGGGCGATGGTGGCGGCGGAGTTGATGGGGTCGGTGTACTGGAGTTTGTTGCGGCGGCTGGAGCGGCGTGGGTATGACGTGTTTGGGCCGCGGCTGACGCGGGTGCCGCGGTGTTACAAGGTGGGATTGATTTTGCGGACGTGGGCGCGGGTGGCGTGGGGATCGGCGGCGGCGAATTATGGGCTGCCGTGAGGCGGGGGGCTGAGGCATGAGCGGCGTGCGGCGATTGATCGTGAATGCGGATGACCTGGGGCGCACGGCGGAGCATAATGCGGCGGTGGAGCAGGCGCATGTGGAGGGGATTTTGACGAGCGCCAGTTTGATGGTGAACGAGCCGGCGGCGGGGGCGGCGGTGGCGATGGCGCGGGGGCATCCGGGGCTGGCGGTGGGGCTGCATGTGACGTTGATTCAGGGGCGGGCGGCGCTGCCGGCGGGGGAGCTGGGGGGGCTGGTGGATGAGGCGGGGCAGTTTGGGCGGGATCCGGTGGTGGTGGGGTGGCGGTATTTTTGGCGGCGGGACTGGCGGGAGCCGTTGCGGCGGGAGCTGGAGGCGCAGTTGGGGCGGTTTCGGGAGACGGGGCTGCGGCTGGATCATGTGAACGGGCATCTGCATTTGCATCAGCAGCCGGTGGTGTTCAAGTTGTTGCTGGAGCTGGCGCCGGCGTGGGGGATAAGGCATGTGCGGGTGGTGCGGGAGCCGCTGGGGCCGAATTGGCGGGCGGCGCGGGGGCGGTATGGGGTGCGGTTGTTGCATGCGGGGATATTTGCGGCGCTGGGGCGGGGGCAGCGGCGGGCGCTGGCGCGGCGGGGCATCCGGTGTGCGGGGGCGGTGTTTGGGCAGTTGCAGGACGGGCGGGTGGATGAGGCGTATGTGCTGGGGCTGCTGCCGCATTTGCCGGCGGGCGATTCGGAGCTTTACAGTCATCCGACGGTGACGGAATTTAAGCATGAGCTGGATGCGTTGTGCAGTCCGCGGGTGAAGGCGCTGGTGGGGCGGCTGGGTTTGCAGCTCATACATTATGGCGATTTATGACGAAGATATTGATCATTTTGCTGGTGGGGCTGGTGTGCGAGGCGGTGGGGGTGGTGTTGTTGAAGGAGGGGATCAATGCGGTGTGCGGGGGCGGGGACATCACGCTGCGGAATGTGTGGCCGATGTTCTGGAAGGTGGTGGTGCATCCGCGGGTGGTGCTGGGGGTTTTTTTTGAGGCGCTGTTTTTTTTGTGTTTGTTGTATTTGATGAGCCAGAAGGACATCAGTTTTGTGTGGCCGCTGACGTCGTTGAGTTTTGTGATGACGACGCTGGCGGCGCTGGTTTATTTGAAGGAGCCGGTGTCATGGATGCGGTGGTGCGGGGTGGCGTTGATCATGGCGGGGGCGGCGCTGATCACGTGGAATGAGAAGCAGCGGGAGGCGCAGGCGCCGCCGGCGGCGCGGGCGCCGGGGGTGGAGGGGGGGGTGGTGGGTCGGCATGAATGAGCTGGCGGGCAATTTGGAGCGGATTCGGGAGCGGATGGCCGCGGCCTGTGCGCGGGCGGGGCGGGATCCGGGGGAGGTGCAGTTGATGGCGGTGAGCAAGGGGCAGCCGCCGGAGGCGGTGTGCGCGGCGGCGGCGCTGGGGGTGGAGTTGTTTGGGGAGAACAAGGTGCAGGAGGGGAAGGCGAAGCGGCCGCTGTGTCCGGGGCGGTTGCGGTGGCATTTGATCGGGCATTTGCAGTCGAACAAGTGCCGGGATGCGCTGCAGCATTTTGATTGTGTGCAGGGGGTGGACAGTCTGGCGCTGGCGGAGGAGCTGGAGCGGTGGGCGGAGAAGCTGGGATTGCGGCGGCCGATTATGTTGGAGGTGAACGTGGCGGGGGAGGCGAGCAAGTTTGGTTTTGCGCCGGAGCGGCTGCTGGCGGAGGGGCGGGCGATCCACGCGCTGCCGCGGCTGGAGGTGCGGGGTTTGATGACGCTGGCGCCGTGGACGCCGGAGCCGGAGCGGGTGCGGCCGGTGTTTCGGCGGCTGCGGGAGCTGAGGGCGGAGTGCGAGCAGGTGGTGGGGGCGGCGCTGCCGGAGCTGAGCATGGGGATGAGCGGGGATTACGAGGTGGCGATCGAGGAGGGGGCGACGATGGTGCGGATTGGGACGGCGTTGTTTGGGCCGCG contains:
- a CDS encoding ATP-binding protein, whose translation is MEGRGRLELVVAREEGGAVRIEVGDSGPGIPADRQERIFEAYYSTKPRGTGLGLAIVKHTLEVYGGRVRVESELGKGARFVITLPPHTFGKRVS
- the hpnK gene encoding hopanoid biosynthesis-associated protein HpnK — encoded protein: MRRLIVNADDLGRTAEHNAAVEQAHVEGILTSASLMVNEPAAGAAVAMARGHPGLAVGLHVTLIQGRAALPAGELGGLVDEAGQFGRDPVVVGWRYFWRRDWREPLRRELEAQLGRFRETGLRLDHVNGHLHLHQQPVVFKLLLELAPAWGIRHVRVVREPLGPNWRAARGRYGVRLLHAGIFAALGRGQRRALARRGIRCAGAVFGQLQDGRVDEAYVLGLLPHLPAGDSELYSHPTVTEFKHELDALCSPRVKALVGRLGLQLIHYGDL
- a CDS encoding DMT family transporter — protein: MTKILIILLVGLVCEAVGVVLLKEGINAVCGGGDITLRNVWPMFWKVVVHPRVVLGVFFEALFFLCLLYLMSQKDISFVWPLTSLSFVMTTLAALVYLKEPVSWMRWCGVALIMAGAALITWNEKQREAQAPPAARAPGVEGGVVGRHE
- the hpnD gene encoding presqualene diphosphate synthase HpnD, with amino-acid sequence MSESQAITRKSASNLALAFVLLPAEKRAAMAALYAFCREVDDVADEEERPVAERRAALARWRAEVQAACRGERPGLAVLQELQPVIERYRLAPELLEEVLRGVEMDLDIARYGTYAELEVYCYRVASAVGLLSIEIFGYRNPGCREYAVALGKALQLTNILRDVRVDAARGRIYVPQEELRRQGCAEADILAGRYTPAYAAAAAAMAERARGYYRRARELLPAEDRRAMVAAELMGSVYWSLLRRLERRGYDVFGPRLTRVPRCYKVGLILRTWARVAWGSAAANYGLP
- a CDS encoding YggS family pyridoxal phosphate-dependent enzyme; protein product: MNELAGNLERIRERMAAACARAGRDPGEVQLMAVSKGQPPEAVCAAAALGVELFGENKVQEGKAKRPLCPGRLRWHLIGHLQSNKCRDALQHFDCVQGVDSLALAEELERWAEKLGLRRPIMLEVNVAGEASKFGFAPERLLAEGRAIHALPRLEVRGLMTLAPWTPEPERVRPVFRRLRELRAECEQVVGAALPELSMGMSGDYEVAIEEGATMVRIGTALFGPRQNWRRPAGEGHEA
- a CDS encoding sigma-54 dependent transcriptional regulator produces the protein MKMELPAVLVVDDERNMRLSLEAALTAEGYVVRAVESAEAAMQVLEGEKCFMVITDARLGGLSGYDFVRQAHQRWPDLPLLMITAYATPKLAVEAIKAGAMDYLAKPFAPEELLLAVARCAERYRLMEENRALRQRAHEPARLEQIIGECPAMVELRRLIQTVAQSNATVLILGESGTGKELIAGALHSLSPRREKNYVRINCAAIPETLLESELFGHEKGAFTGAVRTKPGRVEEADGGTIFLDEIGDMSRPLQAKLLRFLEDGTFTRVGGNEELRVNVRLIAATNRDIVAAIKEHQFREDLFHRLNVVQFRPPPLRERGQDVLRLAEYFLRQFALAMNKRITGLSPQAAQKLMGHTWPGNVRELRNVIERAVILESGPVIQAGSLPDFQVEAQLRKQEGLVTAPGVSLEEALAGYERELIQRALEQNRYNLTRTAAQLKITRHALRYRMQRLNMAAETEEEDAAAPGPESNA